In a genomic window of Rhodovulum sp. P5:
- the gcvT gene encoding glycine cleavage system aminomethyltransferase GcvT → MSDLNRTALYDLHLELGAKMVPFAGYEMPVQYSLGVMKEHLHCRAAAGLFDVSHMGQVILRPLSGDVADAAAALERLVPVDVLGLQEERQRYALFTNDEGGILDDLMVANRGDHLFLVVNAACKGDDIAHLRAHLADACMVKEITDRCLLALQGPGAEAALATIAPGVDAMRFMDVATFEGAFGPLWVSRSGYTGEDGFEISVAADQGPALARALLDDETVQPIGLGARDSLRLEAGLCLYGNDIDTQITPVEADLTWAIQKVRRTGGARAGGFPGAERILAELENGAARRRVGLLPQTKAPMRAGTPLFADENGGAPIGAVTSGAFGPSVEAPVSMGYVPVDLSAPGTTIYGEVRGKRLPAKITALPFRPATYKR, encoded by the coding sequence ATGTCGGATTTGAACCGCACCGCGCTTTACGATCTGCATCTGGAACTGGGCGCAAAGATGGTGCCCTTCGCCGGCTACGAGATGCCGGTGCAGTACTCATTGGGCGTGATGAAGGAGCATCTGCATTGCCGCGCCGCGGCGGGCCTCTTCGATGTCAGCCACATGGGGCAGGTGATCCTGCGGCCGCTGTCGGGCGATGTGGCCGATGCCGCCGCCGCGCTGGAACGGCTGGTGCCCGTCGATGTGCTTGGGCTGCAAGAGGAGCGCCAGCGCTATGCGCTGTTCACCAATGACGAGGGCGGCATTCTGGACGACCTGATGGTCGCGAACCGCGGGGATCACCTGTTCCTCGTCGTCAATGCCGCCTGCAAGGGCGACGACATCGCCCATCTGCGCGCCCATCTGGCCGACGCCTGCATGGTCAAGGAAATCACCGACCGGTGTCTTCTGGCCCTGCAAGGTCCGGGGGCCGAGGCCGCCCTTGCAACCATCGCCCCCGGGGTGGACGCGATGCGCTTCATGGACGTGGCGACGTTCGAGGGGGCTTTCGGTCCGCTTTGGGTGTCGCGCTCCGGCTATACCGGCGAGGACGGGTTCGAAATCTCGGTGGCTGCCGATCAGGGGCCGGCCCTCGCGCGCGCCCTGCTCGACGACGAAACCGTGCAGCCCATCGGCCTTGGCGCGCGGGACAGCCTGCGGCTGGAGGCCGGGCTTTGCCTTTACGGCAACGATATCGACACCCAGATCACGCCGGTCGAGGCGGACCTGACGTGGGCGATCCAGAAGGTGCGCCGCACGGGCGGGGCGCGGGCGGGCGGATTTCCGGGGGCGGAGCGTATCCTTGCAGAACTGGAAAACGGCGCGGCGCGGCGCCGGGTCGGGCTGTTGCCACAGACCAAGGCGCCGATGCGCGCGGGCACCCCGCTTTTCGCGGATGAAAACGGCGGGGCGCCCATCGGCGCCGTCACCTCCGGCGCCTTCGGCCCGTCGGTCGAGGCGCCGGTCTCGATGGGCTATGTGCCTGTTGACCTGAGCGCCCCCGGCACGACGATATACGGGGAGGTCCGCGGCAAGCGCCTGCCCGCAAAGATCACCGCCCTGCCATTCCGGCCGGCCACCTACAAACGTTGA
- the gcvH gene encoding glycine cleavage system protein GcvH: MKFTEEHEWLRAEGDLVVVGITEHAAEQLGDIVFVELPEPGTTVSKDDEIVVIESVKAASDILAPVDGEIVEVNETLPDNPGRVNEDPLGEAWFFKMKIEDMSVLDDLMDEPAYKSFIG; this comes from the coding sequence ATGAAATTCACCGAAGAACATGAATGGCTGCGGGCCGAGGGCGACCTTGTCGTCGTCGGCATCACCGAACACGCCGCCGAGCAACTGGGCGATATCGTCTTCGTGGAACTGCCCGAACCGGGCACGACCGTGTCCAAGGACGACGAGATCGTGGTGATCGAAAGCGTCAAAGCGGCCTCTGACATCCTCGCCCCCGTCGATGGCGAGATCGTGGAGGTCAACGAGACCCTGCCCGACAACCCCGGCCGCGTGAACGAGGACCCGCTGGGCGAGGCGTGGTTCTTCAAGATGAAGATCGAGGACATGTCCGTTCTCGACGATCTCATGGACGAGCCCGCCTACAAGAGCTTCATCGGGTAA
- a CDS encoding metallophosphoesterase, with protein sequence MLKRLLAATAICAAGTAAMSEQFNFVLLGDVPYGKPETVFPPFEALIDQINATNPDLVVHIGDTKSGSTLCDNAMLDAQLGYLNSFTAPTLYSPGDNEWTDCHRPKAGGFDPLERLDYIRTTYYTEPGKSFGPSRRISKARLTRAIPKTPA encoded by the coding sequence ATGCTTAAACGACTTCTTGCCGCCACTGCGATCTGCGCCGCGGGCACTGCCGCGATGTCCGAGCAGTTCAACTTCGTCCTTCTGGGCGACGTGCCCTACGGCAAGCCCGAAACGGTCTTCCCGCCCTTCGAGGCGCTGATCGACCAGATCAACGCGACCAACCCCGATCTCGTCGTGCATATCGGCGACACCAAGTCCGGCTCGACCCTGTGCGACAACGCCATGCTGGATGCGCAACTGGGCTATCTCAACAGCTTCACCGCGCCCACGCTCTACAGCCCCGGCGACAATGAATGGACCGATTGCCACCGCCCCAAGGCCGGCGGTTTCGACCCGCTGGAGCGTTTGGACTACATCCGCACGACCTATTACACCGAGCCGGGCAAGAGCTTCGGGCCGTCAAGGCGGATATCGAAAGCCAGGCTGACAAGGGCTATCCCGAAAACACCCGCATGA
- a CDS encoding xanthine dehydrogenase family protein molybdopterin-binding subunit has product MSRIGKIARRTFLIGSATVTGGFAVGYYAYRKPPKNPLPTDPAGDAVALTPYVLIDGSGVTLITPRAEMGQGAMTVQAALLAEEMDIAWADIRTDPGPPAAAYYNAYVVANGAAAATDEVWQADLKRTFGTGISKVMGLQITGGSSTVPDSYDRLRRAGATARAMLVAAAAKRLGVDTDKLRTEDGAVLAPDGTRLPYPDLAAEAAGITPPRAVALKDQADWRYLGRRIDRLDIVAKSTGTAQYGLDQTAPGMVFASVRTNPHRGGGMTGFDASAAEGTPGVLKVVPITDGAGVIATNTWAAIEGAKAIAFDWGAAPAPADSAGLWDAIAASFAEETRDHRLKDDGDVEAALAAGIDVAAEYRVPFLAHAPLEPMTAFAWLKDGHLDIRAGTQIPRFSLKKAARISGLPEDAITLTVLTMGGSFGRRLEDDFIAQVVELAMAMEGTPVKLIWAREEDMTHDFPRPAAIARGRGRVADGQVQAFDLSIAAPSVRASQMGRLGLSTGGADSTITEGAWDQPFAIPHYRVTGYRTPPVVPVSSWRSVGASGNAFLHECMLDELIHAAGADPLAERLRLCTHPLSARVLETVGEMSGWGTPLEPGRGRGLAYCLSFGVPCAEVVEVTATDRGIRIDRVFAVAEVGRVLDPVNIENQMQGGVIWGLSHAIHAELTYADGRPDQENFDTYPALRITECPDITVRALENGDQIRGIGEPTVPPAAPALANAIFAATGRRIRALPLNKAVDFVG; this is encoded by the coding sequence ATGTCCCGCATCGGCAAGATCGCCCGCCGCACCTTCCTGATCGGCAGTGCCACCGTCACGGGCGGGTTCGCTGTCGGCTATTACGCCTACCGGAAACCGCCGAAGAACCCGCTGCCGACCGACCCCGCGGGCGATGCGGTGGCGCTGACCCCTTATGTCCTGATCGACGGCAGCGGGGTCACCCTGATCACGCCGCGCGCCGAGATGGGACAGGGCGCGATGACGGTGCAGGCCGCGCTGCTGGCCGAGGAGATGGACATCGCCTGGGCGGATATCCGCACCGATCCCGGCCCGCCCGCGGCGGCCTATTACAATGCCTATGTGGTGGCCAACGGGGCAGCCGCCGCAACCGATGAGGTCTGGCAAGCCGATCTGAAACGGACCTTCGGCACCGGCATCAGCAAGGTCATGGGCCTTCAGATCACCGGCGGGTCCTCGACCGTGCCCGACAGCTATGATCGGCTGCGGCGGGCCGGGGCCACGGCGCGGGCGATGCTGGTCGCCGCGGCGGCCAAGCGGCTGGGGGTCGACACAGACAAGCTGCGCACGGAAGACGGGGCCGTGCTGGCGCCGGATGGCACGCGCCTGCCCTATCCCGACCTTGCGGCAGAGGCCGCCGGGATCACGCCCCCCCGCGCGGTGGCGCTGAAGGACCAGGCAGACTGGCGCTATCTGGGCCGACGGATCGACCGGCTCGACATCGTGGCGAAGTCCACCGGCACGGCGCAGTACGGGCTGGACCAGACGGCGCCGGGCATGGTCTTTGCCTCCGTCCGCACCAATCCGCACCGCGGGGGCGGCATGACCGGGTTCGACGCCAGCGCGGCAGAGGGCACGCCGGGTGTTCTGAAGGTCGTTCCCATCACCGACGGGGCCGGCGTGATCGCCACCAACACCTGGGCCGCCATCGAGGGCGCGAAGGCCATCGCGTTCGATTGGGGGGCTGCGCCTGCCCCGGCGGACAGCGCGGGGCTGTGGGACGCCATCGCCGCCTCCTTCGCCGAGGAGACGCGGGACCACCGGCTGAAGGATGACGGCGATGTGGAGGCGGCCCTTGCCGCCGGAATCGATGTCGCGGCCGAATACCGCGTTCCTTTCCTCGCCCACGCGCCGCTTGAGCCGATGACCGCGTTCGCGTGGTTGAAGGATGGGCATCTGGACATCCGCGCCGGTACGCAGATCCCGCGCTTTTCGCTGAAGAAGGCCGCAAGGATCAGCGGCCTGCCCGAGGATGCCATCACGCTGACCGTACTGACCATGGGCGGCAGTTTCGGACGGCGGCTGGAGGATGACTTCATCGCACAAGTCGTGGAACTGGCCATGGCGATGGAGGGCACACCGGTCAAGCTGATCTGGGCGCGAGAGGAAGACATGACCCACGACTTCCCCCGCCCCGCCGCCATCGCCCGCGGGCGCGGTCGGGTCGCGGATGGACAGGTGCAGGCGTTCGACCTGTCCATCGCCGCACCCTCGGTCCGCGCGTCGCAGATGGGGCGGCTGGGGCTGTCGACCGGCGGCGCGGACAGCACCATCACCGAAGGGGCGTGGGACCAGCCCTTTGCCATCCCGCACTATCGTGTCACGGGCTATCGCACGCCGCCTGTCGTTCCAGTCAGTTCGTGGCGCTCGGTCGGCGCCTCGGGCAACGCGTTTCTCCACGAATGCATGCTGGACGAACTGATCCATGCCGCGGGCGCCGACCCGCTGGCGGAACGGCTGCGGCTGTGTACCCATCCGCTGTCCGCGCGGGTGCTGGAAACCGTGGGCGAGATGTCCGGTTGGGGAACACCGCTGGAACCAGGACGCGGCCGCGGGCTGGCCTATTGCCTGTCCTTCGGCGTGCCCTGCGCAGAGGTGGTGGAGGTCACGGCAACCGACCGGGGCATCCGCATCGACCGGGTCTTCGCCGTGGCAGAGGTCGGCCGCGTCCTCGACCCCGTCAATATCGAGAACCAGATGCAGGGCGGCGTGATCTGGGGGCTGAGCCATGCCATTCATGCGGAACTGACCTATGCAGATGGCCGCCCCGATCAGGAGAACTTCGACACCTACCCCGCACTGCGCATCACCGAATGCCCCGATATCACCGTGCGGGCGCTGGAAAACGGCGACCAGATCCGCGGGATCGGAGAACCGACCGTGCCCCCGGCCGCCCCGGCACTGGCCAACGCGATCTTTGCCGCGACCGGGCGGCGGATCAGGGCATTGCCGCTGAACAAGGCCGTCGATTTCGTGGGATGA
- a CDS encoding NAD(+)--dinitrogen-reductase ADP-D-ribosyltransferase, which produces MAAMKDAGHSSGHSIRHATNLVGRSADWLGSTGFNETSDPLHIWGVTEMNRSLFAMLEGADDLTEAGEAFRAYMTGMFAPDPEQQANTGSKHYRASFLRLIQGWGFDSNGPEGAVLKGWVESRFGVCPSYHKDIIDGPAGPAWTGYVEEKMSSRFHNNAIWVQLDLLFEFCQWAIRRFAFPGQTHLTLYRGVNDVDRHRIVERTGRRAAVIRLNNLVSFSADRDVAGCFGDRILTTRVPLAKIVFFNGLLPTKLLHGEREFLAIGGDYRVTMDYV; this is translated from the coding sequence ATGGCCGCGATGAAAGATGCGGGACACAGCAGCGGGCACAGTATCCGCCATGCCACGAACCTTGTGGGGCGCTCGGCCGACTGGCTGGGCAGCACGGGGTTCAACGAAACGTCCGACCCTCTCCACATCTGGGGCGTGACCGAGATGAACCGCAGCCTCTTCGCCATGCTGGAAGGGGCCGACGACCTGACCGAGGCGGGGGAGGCGTTCCGCGCCTACATGACGGGCATGTTCGCACCGGATCCCGAACAACAGGCAAACACCGGTAGCAAGCACTACCGCGCATCGTTCCTGCGGCTGATCCAGGGCTGGGGGTTTGACAGCAACGGGCCGGAAGGCGCCGTTCTGAAAGGGTGGGTCGAAAGCCGGTTTGGCGTCTGCCCCTCCTACCACAAGGACATCATCGACGGCCCCGCGGGCCCGGCCTGGACAGGCTATGTCGAGGAAAAGATGTCCAGCCGCTTCCACAACAACGCGATCTGGGTGCAACTGGATTTGTTGTTCGAATTCTGCCAATGGGCGATCCGGCGTTTCGCCTTTCCCGGCCAGACCCATCTGACCCTTTATCGCGGGGTCAACGATGTCGACCGGCACCGGATCGTGGAACGGACCGGCCGGCGCGCGGCGGTGATCCGGCTGAACAATCTGGTTTCCTTTTCGGCCGACCGCGACGTTGCGGGCTGTTTCGGCGACCGGATCCTGACGACGCGGGTGCCGCTGGCCAAGATCGTGTTCTTCAACGGCCTGCTGCCCACGAAACTGCTGCACGGAGAGCGGGAGTTCCTTGCCATCGGGGGCGATTACAGGGTCACTATGGACTATGTCTGA
- the draG gene encoding ADP-ribosyl-[dinitrogen reductase] hydrolase codes for MTLPSVQNRALAAYLGFAVGDALGATVEFLTKGEIAAEFGVHRDIVGGGWLNLDRGQVTDDTQMSLALGRSILRMGGLDAHDVCEEFAAWLDTKPADVGNTCRRGIRRFVREGTVEGRFAEGDAGNGAAMRVLPVALATYGQPDRAEAWTLSQARTTHHHPLSDDACIALVRMVHGLLQGLGPEVVQDECAGLTQKHKVFGFARYPGQCSAFIVDTMQTVQHFYLGTRGFEDCVVETVNQGGDADTTGALAGMLAGATYGMEAIPTRWLDALDSDVYREVRAQVPRLLAVPQAAEAS; via the coding sequence GTGACCCTGCCCAGCGTGCAGAACCGCGCACTTGCCGCCTATCTGGGCTTTGCAGTGGGCGATGCGCTTGGCGCCACGGTGGAGTTCCTGACCAAGGGAGAGATCGCGGCAGAATTCGGCGTGCACCGCGACATCGTGGGCGGCGGCTGGCTGAACCTCGACCGTGGGCAGGTGACCGACGACACCCAGATGTCGCTGGCGCTGGGGCGGTCGATCCTGCGCATGGGCGGACTTGACGCCCATGATGTCTGCGAGGAATTCGCCGCGTGGCTGGACACCAAGCCCGCCGATGTCGGCAACACCTGCCGCAGGGGCATCCGGCGGTTCGTCCGGGAAGGCACGGTCGAAGGCCGCTTTGCCGAGGGCGATGCGGGGAACGGCGCGGCCATGCGGGTTCTGCCGGTGGCCCTTGCGACCTATGGCCAGCCGGACCGGGCAGAGGCGTGGACCCTGTCCCAAGCCCGCACCACCCATCACCACCCGCTGTCCGACGACGCCTGTATCGCGCTGGTGCGCATGGTCCACGGGCTGTTGCAGGGGCTGGGCCCCGAGGTGGTGCAGGACGAATGCGCGGGGCTTACACAGAAGCACAAGGTCTTCGGGTTCGCGCGCTATCCGGGCCAGTGTTCGGCCTTCATCGTCGACACGATGCAGACGGTTCAGCACTTCTATCTTGGCACCCGGGGGTTCGAGGATTGCGTCGTAGAGACCGTCAATCAGGGCGGCGATGCCGATACGACCGGGGCGCTTGCGGGCATGCTGGCGGGCGCGACCTACGGGATGGAGGCGATCCCCACCCGCTGGCTGGACGCGCTAGACAGCGACGTCTATCGCGAGGTCCGGGCACAGGTGCCGCGGCTGCTGGCCGTGCCGCAGGCCGCCGAGGCGAGTTGA
- a CDS encoding gamma-glutamylcyclotransferase family protein has product MHDPFFFGYGSLVNRATHSFPHASRARITGWRRAWMHTKLRQRAFLSAVPAEGEVIEGLIAAVPGHDWAALDEREHAYDRHEVSHAVEHTVGHPVDIQIYAIPASHAEAPDIRHPILLSYIDVVVQGYLREFGPEGARRFFDTTDGWDAPILNDRAHPIYSRHQVLRGDERAFVDDALRRRDANLIERE; this is encoded by the coding sequence ATGCATGACCCGTTCTTTTTCGGCTACGGTTCGCTGGTGAACCGGGCCACCCACAGCTTCCCCCATGCTTCCCGGGCGCGGATCACCGGATGGCGCCGGGCATGGATGCACACGAAGCTGCGCCAGCGGGCGTTCCTGTCGGCCGTGCCCGCCGAAGGCGAGGTGATCGAGGGGCTGATCGCCGCGGTGCCGGGCCATGACTGGGCGGCGCTGGACGAACGCGAACACGCCTATGACCGGCACGAGGTCAGCCATGCGGTCGAGCATACTGTCGGGCATCCGGTCGACATCCAGATCTATGCGATCCCGGCGTCCCATGCCGAAGCACCGGATATCCGCCACCCGATCCTGCTGAGCTATATCGACGTGGTGGTGCAGGGCTATCTGCGGGAGTTCGGGCCCGAGGGCGCGCGCCGGTTTTTCGACACGACCGATGGTTGGGACGCGCCGATCCTGAACGACCGGGCCCACCCGATCTACAGCCGCCATCAGGTGCTGCGCGGGGACGAGCGTGCCTTTGTCGATGACGCGCTGCGCCGGCGCGACGCGAACCTGATCGAACGGGAGTAA
- the gcvP gene encoding aminomethyl-transferring glycine dehydrogenase, producing MTYTPSTYLPYDFANRRHIGPSPEEMVEMLEVLGLTTLEGLIDETVPQSIRQAEPLDYGKPKSEREMLWYMRQIAKKNKAFTTMIGQGFYGTVTPPAIQRNILENPAWYTAYTPYQPEISQGRLEALLNYQTMVSDLTGLEIANASLLDEPTACAEAMTMAQRVAKSKAKAVFVDRDCHPQNIALVRTRAEPLGIEVIVGDPFSDLEPEKVFAAIFQYPGTYGHIRDFTDPIARLHETDALGIVVADPMALVVLKEPGAMGADIAVGSTQRFGVPMGYGGPHAAYMACRGAYKRAMPGRIVGVSIDSHGHKAFRLALQTREQHIRREKATSNVCTAQALLAVMASFYAVFHGPKGLKAIAQRIHRKTVRTARGLEEAGFTVDPAEFFDTFTVEVGPMQGVIYKAALAERINIRKVGETKLGISLDETTRPASIEALWRAFGIDKKDTGGDRQYRFPAGMVRTTDYLTHPVFHMNRAETEMMRYMRRLADRDLALDRAMIPLGSCTMKLNAAVEMAPITWPEFSNIHPLAPADQVQGYAQMLADLSAKLCLITGYDAMSMQPNSGAQGEYAGLLTIRAYHKARGEDDRDICLIPTSAHGTNPASAHMAGLKVVAVKAAANGDIDLEDFRAKAEAAGDKLAACMITYPSTHGVFEETVREVCEITHAHGGQVYLDGANLNALVGLVKPGEIGADVSHLNLHKTFCIPHGGGGPGMGPIGVKAHLAPYLPADPFSGKGGAVSGAPYGSASILPISFAYVLLMGGAGLTQATKVAILNANYIAKRLEGAYSVLFKGKGGRVAHECIIDTRDFVETAGITVDDIAKRLIDCGFHAPTMSWPVAGTLMIEPTESETKAELDRFITAMLAIREEIRDIEEGRIEKANNPLKRAPHTVEDLVTDWERPYSREQGCFPPGAFRVDKYWPPVGRVDNAYGDRHLVCTCPPVEDLAEAAE from the coding sequence ATGACCTACACACCCAGCACCTACCTGCCCTACGACTTTGCCAACCGCCGCCATATCGGCCCCTCGCCCGAGGAAATGGTCGAGATGCTGGAGGTGCTGGGGCTGACCACCCTTGAAGGGTTGATCGACGAAACCGTGCCGCAAAGCATCCGTCAGGCCGAGCCGCTGGATTACGGCAAGCCGAAGTCGGAGCGCGAGATGCTGTGGTACATGCGGCAGATCGCCAAGAAGAACAAAGCCTTCACCACGATGATCGGGCAAGGGTTCTATGGCACGGTCACGCCGCCGGCGATCCAGCGCAACATCCTGGAAAACCCGGCCTGGTACACCGCCTATACCCCCTATCAGCCCGAGATCAGCCAGGGTCGGCTGGAGGCGCTTTTGAACTATCAGACCATGGTCAGCGACCTGACCGGGCTGGAAATCGCGAACGCCTCGCTTCTGGATGAACCCACCGCCTGTGCCGAGGCGATGACCATGGCCCAGCGCGTGGCCAAGTCGAAGGCCAAGGCCGTGTTCGTGGACCGAGATTGCCACCCGCAGAACATCGCGCTGGTCCGCACCCGGGCGGAACCCTTGGGGATCGAGGTGATCGTGGGCGACCCGTTCTCCGATCTGGAGCCGGAAAAGGTTTTCGCCGCGATCTTCCAGTATCCCGGCACCTATGGCCATATCCGCGACTTCACCGACCCGATCGCGCGGCTGCACGAAACCGACGCGCTGGGGATCGTCGTGGCCGACCCGATGGCGCTGGTCGTGCTGAAGGAACCGGGCGCGATGGGCGCCGATATCGCCGTGGGCTCGACCCAGCGGTTCGGGGTGCCGATGGGTTATGGCGGGCCGCATGCGGCCTATATGGCCTGCCGTGGCGCCTATAAGCGGGCGATGCCGGGCCGGATCGTGGGCGTGTCCATCGACAGCCACGGGCACAAGGCGTTCCGGCTGGCGCTGCAGACGCGGGAACAGCATATCCGGCGGGAAAAGGCGACCTCGAACGTCTGTACCGCGCAGGCGCTGTTGGCGGTGATGGCCAGTTTCTACGCGGTGTTCCACGGCCCCAAGGGGCTAAAGGCCATCGCCCAGCGCATCCACCGCAAGACCGTGCGCACCGCCCGCGGTCTGGAAGAGGCGGGCTTCACCGTCGACCCGGCAGAGTTCTTTGACACCTTCACCGTCGAGGTCGGCCCGATGCAGGGCGTGATCTACAAGGCCGCGCTGGCCGAGCGGATCAACATCCGCAAGGTGGGCGAGACCAAGCTGGGGATTTCGCTGGACGAAACCACCCGCCCCGCCAGCATCGAGGCGCTGTGGCGCGCCTTCGGCATCGACAAGAAAGACACCGGTGGCGACCGCCAGTACCGCTTCCCCGCGGGGATGGTGCGCACGACCGACTACCTGACCCACCCGGTCTTTCACATGAACCGGGCCGAGACCGAGATGATGCGCTATATGCGCCGGCTGGCCGACCGCGACCTTGCGCTGGATCGCGCGATGATCCCGCTGGGCTCTTGCACGATGAAGCTGAACGCCGCGGTGGAAATGGCCCCGATCACATGGCCGGAATTTTCCAACATCCACCCGCTGGCCCCCGCCGACCAGGTGCAGGGCTATGCGCAGATGCTGGCCGATCTGTCGGCCAAGCTGTGCCTGATCACCGGCTATGACGCGATGTCGATGCAGCCCAATTCCGGCGCACAGGGGGAATATGCGGGTCTGCTGACGATCCGCGCCTATCACAAGGCCCGGGGCGAGGACGACCGGGATATCTGCCTGATCCCGACCTCGGCCCATGGCACCAACCCCGCCTCCGCCCATATGGCCGGGCTGAAGGTCGTCGCGGTCAAGGCCGCCGCCAATGGCGATATCGATCTGGAGGATTTCAGGGCCAAGGCCGAGGCCGCGGGCGACAAGCTGGCCGCCTGCATGATCACCTATCCCTCCACCCACGGGGTGTTCGAGGAAACCGTGCGCGAGGTGTGCGAGATCACCCATGCCCATGGCGGGCAGGTCTATCTGGACGGGGCGAACCTGAACGCGCTGGTGGGGCTGGTCAAACCGGGCGAGATCGGTGCCGATGTCAGCCACCTGAACCTGCACAAGACGTTCTGCATTCCCCATGGCGGCGGTGGCCCCGGCATGGGACCCATCGGGGTCAAGGCGCATCTGGCCCCCTACCTGCCCGCCGATCCGTTCAGCGGCAAGGGCGGCGCGGTCAGCGGGGCGCCCTACGGCTCGGCCTCCATCCTGCCGATCAGCTTTGCCTATGTCCTGCTGATGGGCGGCGCGGGGCTGACGCAGGCGACCAAGGTGGCGATCCTGAACGCCAATTACATCGCCAAGCGGCTGGAAGGCGCCTATAGCGTGCTTTTCAAGGGCAAGGGCGGCCGGGTGGCCCATGAATGCATCATCGACACCCGCGATTTCGTGGAAACCGCCGGCATCACCGTCGACGACATCGCCAAGCGCCTGATCGACTGCGGCTTCCACGCCCCGACGATGAGCTGGCCGGTGGCAGGCACCCTGATGATCGAGCCGACCGAATCCGAGACCAAGGCAGAGCTTGACCGGTTCATCACCGCGATGCTGGCGATCCGGGAGGAGATCCGGGACATCGAGGAAGGCCGGATCGAGAAAGCCAACAACCCGCTGAAGCGCGCGCCCCACACGGTCGAGGATCTGGTGACCGACTGGGAACGCCCCTACAGCCGCGAACAGGGTTGCTTCCCGCCGGGCGCGTTCCGGGTGGACAAGTACTGGCCGCCGGTGGGGCGGGTGGACAACGCCTATGGCGACCGTCACCTCGTCTGCACCTGCCCGCCGGTGGAGGATCTGGCCGAAGCCGCGGAATAG
- a CDS encoding cytochrome c, whose protein sequence is MTRALALLLLLLTLTPPAVAADDAGATLYRRNCSACHGRPADNPNAPDVAWATLADIRAARREIEEMRKLRLSHEDEAAIADYFASLR, encoded by the coding sequence ATGACCCGCGCCCTGGCTCTCTTGCTGCTCCTTCTGACCCTCACCCCACCTGCCGTCGCCGCAGACGACGCCGGCGCCACGCTGTACCGGCGGAATTGCTCGGCCTGTCATGGCCGGCCCGCGGACAACCCCAACGCGCCCGACGTGGCCTGGGCGACCCTTGCCGACATCCGCGCCGCCCGCCGGGAGATCGAGGAAATGCGCAAACTGCGCCTGTCGCACGAAGATGAAGCCGCAATCGCGGACTATTTCGCCAGCCTGCGCTGA